The following proteins come from a genomic window of Emys orbicularis isolate rEmyOrb1 chromosome 25, rEmyOrb1.hap1, whole genome shotgun sequence:
- the HCRT gene encoding hypocretin neuropeptide precursor → MPKLRSGPRRHLGPMEVPNAKLHRACCLLVLALLCSLAAARQSVPTCCRQKTCPCRVYDLLHGLGNHAAGILTLGKRKSGSRAFQSQLYRLLHGSGKHAAGILTMGKRAELAPEQPASACRAVSPRPPSTDALLPPAMCAANTAPASTRECRGLLDKDSAKGQSGAAAKSFS, encoded by the exons ATGCCCAAGCTTCGCTCAGGTCCTCGCAGACACCTCGGACCCATGGAGGTGCCCAACGCCAAG CTCCACAGGGCCTGCTGCCTCCTGGTCctggccctgctctgctccctggctgcgGCCCGGCAGAGCGTGCCCACGTGCTGCCGCCAGAAGACCTGCCCCTGCCGTGTCTACGACCTGCTGCACGGCTTGGGCAACCACGCCGCCGGCATCCTCACGCTGGGCAAGAGGAAGAGCGGCTCGCGGGCCTTCCAGAGCCAGCTCTACCGCCTCCTGCACGGCTCGGGCAAGCACGCCGCCGGCATCCTCACCATGGGCAAGCGGGCGGAGCTGGCGCCAGAGCAGCCAGCCTCGGCCTGCCGGGccgtctccccccgcccccccagcacggacgccctgctgcccccagccatGTGTGCGGCCAACACCGCCCCCGCCAGCACCAGGGAGTGCCGGGGCTTGCTGGACAAGGACTCTGCCAAGGGCCAGAGCGGGGCGGCTGCAAAGAGCTTTTCCTGA